In Aedes albopictus strain Foshan chromosome 3, AalbF5, whole genome shotgun sequence, the following are encoded in one genomic region:
- the LOC109404961 gene encoding protein SREK1IP1 has product MEFLTGGGQKNTVRAACKKCGYAGHLTYQCRNYLKIDETRQTIVPEEKRSSSESPELNYLTPLQELRRQEELEESARAEKRAEKERRKAAKKMKKKLKRKHSTSTSSSEDSEDERRHHRKSSKKHKKEKKKKSKSKKKKSRRRSHSSSSSD; this is encoded by the exons ATGGAGTTTCTCACCGGTGGAGGTCAAAAGAACACAGTACGAGCGGCTTGTAAAAAATGCGGATACGCCGGTCATTTAACGTATCAATGCCGTAATTATCTAAAG ATCGATGAAACCCGGCAGACCATTGTGCCCGAGGAGAAAAGATCCAGCAGCGAATCTCCGGAGTTGAACTACTTGACTCCACTGCAGGAACTTAGGCGTCAAGAGGAGCTGGAGGAAAGCGCTCGAGCGGAGAAGCGCGCCGAAAAGGAACGCAGAAAAGCTGCCAAAAAGATGAAGAAAAAGCTAAAACGCAAGCATTCGACATCGACCTCATCGAGTGAGGATTCGGAGGACGAGCGTCGCCAccacaggaaatcttccaagaagcacaaaaaagagaagaagaaaaagtCGAAGAGCAAGAAAAAGAAGTCCCGGAGAAGATCTCATTCCAGCAGCAGTAGCGATTGA
- the LOC115265003 gene encoding uncharacterized protein LOC115265003, protein MEDKSSASGVIPPIAQPAVETINAPRLNPPSMADTNIETYFMSLEFWFAASGIGAQHDSRRYNIVMAQVPPNKLTELRSIVDATPANDKYAYIKTKLIAYFADSQQRRLQRVLSDMPLGDLKPSQLFNEMKRVAGSSLGEAVLLDLWATRLPPHAQAAVIASRGDAADKITIADAIVDSMVLRKINALDSNVQNSAMAATKPAEVAAIDPIQDLKREIAELSRRLEKMLPIQKSVRGRSRSRSRGGEKRSANRERDSSSGPCWYHRTFGNDARRCRKPCSTSQQASSNQQ, encoded by the coding sequence ATGGAGGATAAATCTAGCGCCAGTGGGGTGATTCCCCCGATAGCCCAGCCGGCTGTCGAAACAATTAATGCGCCGCGTCTCAATCCTCCCAGCATGGCCGACACGAATATCGAGACCTATTTTATGTCGCTCGAATTCTGGTTCGCCGCGTCAGGCATCGGTGCCCAACACGATTCCCGTCGGTACAATATCGTGATGGCACAGGTTCCTCCAAACAAGCTGACCGAGCTGCGGTCGATTGTCGATGCCACTCCAGCGAACGATAAGTACGCCTACATCAAGACGAAGCTGATCGCGTACTTTGCCGACAGCCAGCAGCGGCGCCTTCAACGTGTGCTGTCCGATATGCCTCTGGGGGACCTCAAGCCAAGCCAGCTCTTCAACGAGATGAAGCGCGTAGCTGGAAGCTCCCTCGGAGAAGCGGTGCTACTCGACCTTTGGGCAACCAGATTGCCTCCACATGCCCAAGCAGCGGTGATTGCATCGAGAGGCGACGCGGCGGACAAAATCACCATCGCCGACGCCATTGTAGATTCGATGGTTCTGCGAAAGATCAACGCCCTGGACAGCAACGTGCAAAATTCAGCGATGGCGGCAACGAAACCCGCAGAAGTTGCAGCCATTGATCCAATCCAGGATCTGAAGCGGGAAATCGCCGAGCTCTCGCGGCGGCTCGAAAAGATGCTGCCTATCCAGAAAAGTGTTCGTGGTCGTTCCCGTTCCCGTTCTCGTGGAGGTGAAAAGCGAAGTGCCAATCGCGAGAGGGATTCATCGTCCGGCCCATGCTGGTACCATCGAACATTCGGGAACGATGCCCGAAGATGCCGAAAGCCCTGCTCTACAAGCCAGCAGGCCTCATCGAACCAGCAATGA
- the LOC109416173 gene encoding AP-3 complex subunit beta-2, giving the protein MLSSGSAAIGVSALTAANYGNDRSDVVEYANEGGFFHADYKKHDDLKQMLDSNKDSLKLEAMKRIIGMIAKGRDASDLFPAVVKNVVSKNIEVKKLVYVYLVRYAEEQQDLALLSISTFQRALKDPNQLIRASALRVLSSIRVSMIVPIVMLAIRDSASDMSPYVRKTAAHAIPKLFHLDPEQKDELITVIEKLLADRTTLVVGSAVMAFEEVCPDRTDLIHKNYRKLCNLLVDVDEWGQVLIINMLTRYARTQFVDPNQDDFNDEEDEENKPFYDESSSESEQPKNAPKSPRKTYALDIDHRLILRQAKPLLQSRNASVVMAVAQLYHHIAPRNEVTIVAKALIRLLRSHKEVQSVVLTCIASMSVERKSIFEQYLKSFFVRSSDQTHIKLLKLDILTNLATETSISVILREFQTYISSNDKDFVASTIQAIGRCAASIHEVTDTCLNGLVHLLSNKDEYVVAESVVVIKKLLQTQKEEHFDIITQMAKLLDFIQVPAARASILWLIGEYNEKVPKIAPDVMRKLAKSFIDEEDVVKLQVLNLAVKLYLTNPQQTELLCQYVFNLARYDQNYDIRDRARFLKQFIFPAGGKQTVLSQNARNIFLAEKPAPTLESKYHGRKRFQLGSLSHYLNMRASGYQDLPSFPEVAPDSSVRNVEVPTEYGQPMHTGDAEKKDEGAPVGKSRDKKHAKTKSFYSESEKSSSEDETSSGSGSSSSGSSGSGSESGSESESGEENGNEISKTAYNEVDGATKSKEEFESLSSGSEDESEDSSSSSSGSYDSSSSDGGNSSSAASSEARKRNAKQEKSTKSVSKTSQPPPPKSNLDLLLDLDDIPPVGPIMTPSLGGFLTPMTGIAGDNQVLSNVVDLVGPSYIPNKTHELLNKVNGFGLGITYRFTRAPHLYSAKMISIELTFTNHGNMELIDVQVTKKHLQSGMSLNETPSIELLNPKQSWTGILGLDFNDSTQPANFEIKSNSGTSKVTLKAPVGELIRSVTLPESMFHTERSKLRGMTEHSSSFPLNPSLAAQNRSLHQRIFEVANVANVPCSETDKILFAAQTMSSESLVLIVVQTKNGGSECSLTVNCDKMVVGSMLLNEIKAAIKN; this is encoded by the exons ATGCTATCATCGGGATCAGCGGCGATCGGAGTGAGCGCACTCACTGCGGCAAATTACGGCAATGACCGCAGTGACGTGGTCGAATATGCCAACGAGGGCGGATTCTTCCATGCAGATTATAAGAA GCACGACGATCTGAAGCAGATGCTAGACAGCAACAAGGATAGTCTAAAGCTGGAGGCAATGAAGCGGATCATCGGAATGATAGCCAAGGGCCGAGATGCTTCGGATCTCTTTCCGGCCGTGGTGAAAAACGTCGTCTCCAAGAACATCGAGGTCAAGAAGCTTGTCTACGTTTATCTGGTTCGTTATGCAGAGGAACAGCAAGATTTGGCTCTGCTGTCCATTTCGACATTCCAGCGCGCTCTGAAGGATCCTAACCAGCTGATCCGGGCCAGTGCATTGCGGGTTCTGTCCAGCATCCGGGTGTCGATGATCGTGCCGATTGTGATGCTGGCCATTCGAGATTCTGCATCGGACATGAGCCCATATGTGCGAAAAACTGCGGCTCATGCTATTCCCAAATTGTTTCATTTGGATCCGGAACAGAAGGATGAACTTATCACGGTGATAGAAAAGCTGCTGGCCGACAGGACCACTCTAGTGGTAGGTTCTGCAGTGATGGCATTCGAAGAGGTTTGTCCGGATCGGACGGATTTGATTCACAAGAACTATCGAAAATTGTGCAATCTTCTGGTCGATGTTGACGAGTGGGGCCAAGTTTTGATCATCAACATGCTGACGCGATACGCAAGGACTCAGTTTGTGGACCCAAACCAAGAT gatttcaacGATGaggaagacgaagagaacaaaccgttTTACGATGAATCGTCTTCCGAGTCGGAACAACCGAAAAACGCACCGAAATCTCCGAGGAAAACCTACGCTTTGGACATTGATCATCGGCTGATTCTGCGGCAAGCCAAGCCGCTGCTCCAAAGTCGTAATGCGTCTGTTGTGATGGCCGTGGCCCAACTTTACCACCACATTGCGCCAAGGAACGAAGTCACCATTGTGGCCAAAGCCTTGATCAGGTTGCTGCGAAGTCACAAGGAGGTCCAAAGCGTTGTGCTCACATGCATCGCTTCAATGTCCGTGGAGCGGAAATCAATCTTCGAGCAGTATTTGAAGTCGTTTTTTGTCCGATCGAGCGATCAGACTCACATCAAGCTGCTGAAGCTTGATATTCTTACCAATCTGGCGACGGAGACGAGTATTTCGGTGATTCTGCGAGAGTTTCAAACCTACATCAGTAGCAACGATAAGGATTTTGTTGCCTCGACCATTCAGGCCATCGGGAGGTGCGCTGCGTCGATTCATGAGGTGACCGACACGTGTCTAAATGGGTTGGTTCATTTGCTCTCCAACAAAGATG AATACGTGGTGGCAGAAAGCGTTGTGGTCATCAAAAAGCTGCTGCAAACCCAGAAGGAGGAACATTTTGACATCATCACACAAATGGCCAAACTGTTGGACTTCATTCAAGTGCCAGCCGCGCGGGCTTCCATTTTATGGCTGATTGGAGAATACAATGAAAAGGTTCCGAAAATCGCCCCGGACGTTATGCGAAAGCTGGCTAAATCCTTCATCGACGAAGAGGATGTCGTAAAGTTGCAGGTATTGAATCTCGCTGTCAAGCTTTACTTGACCAATCCGCAGCAGACGGAACTTTTGTGCCAGTATGTGTTTAACTTGGCCCGTTACGATCAGAACTATGACATCAGAGACCGCGCCAGATTTCTGAAACAGTTCATATTTCCGGCTGGAGGAAAGCAAACGGTTTTGTCTCAAAATGCGAGGAACATCTTCTTGGCCGAGAAGCCAGCTCCTACTCTAGAAAGCAAATACCATGGAAGAAAGCGTTTCCAGCTTGGATCTCTGTCGCATTATTTGAACATGAGAGCCAGCGGTTATCAGGATTTGCCTTCGTTCCCGGAAGTTGCCCCAGATAGTTCCGTCCGAAATGTGGAAGTTCCTACCGAGTATGGCCAACCGATGCACACCGGAGATGCAGAGAAAAAAGATGAAGGCGCTCCGGTCGGGAAGTCACGCGATAAGAAACACGCAAAGACTAAGTCGTTCTACTCCGAATCTGAGAAAAGTTCTTCGGAGGATGAGACCAGCTCTGGTTCCGGTTCTAGCTCGAGTGGTTCGTCTGGTTCGGGATCCGAATCAGGGTCGGAATCGGAATCAGGAGAGGAAAATGGAAACGAGATATCGAAGACAGCGTACAACGAAGTTGACGGCGCTACCAAGTCGAAAGAGGAATTTGAGTCACTGTCATCGGGATCCGAAGATGAGAGTGAGGacagtagtagcagcagcagtggTAGTTATGACAGTTCATCCAGTGACGGAGGGAATAGTTCCAGTGCGGCAAGTTCTGAGGCCAGGAAACGGAATGCTAAACAGGAAAAATCCACTAAATCCGTGTCTAAAACGTCCCAACCTCCGCCGCCAAAAAGTAATCTGGATTTGCTGTTAGACTTGGATGACATTCCACCTGTTGGACCAATAATGACTCCTTCTCTCGGTGGTTTCTTAACCCCAATGACCGGAATAGCCGGTGATAACCAGGTGCTGTCCAATGTCGTAGATCTGGTAGGCCCAAGTTACATTCCCAACAAAACCCACGAGCTGCTGAACAAAGTCAACGGGTTCGGTCTTGGAATCACCTATCGCTTCACAAGAGCTCCGCATCTCTACTCGGCCAAGATGATATCTATTGAGCTGACTTTTACAAATCACGGCAACATGGAGCTAATTGACGTTCAGGTCACCAAGAAACACCTCCAATCCGGAATGTCGCTCAACGAGACACCATCCATCGAGTTGCTGAATCCGAAACAATCCTGGACCGGCATCCTCGGGTTGGACTTCAACGACTCCACCCAACCAGCAAACTTCGAAATCAAATCCAATAGCGGAACGAGCAAGGTTACGCTTAAAGCTCCCGTCGGGGAACTCATCCGGTCGGTAACCTTACCAGAATCCATGTTCCACACGGAACGGTCCAAACTCCGAGGTATGACCGAGCATTCGTCCAGTTTTCCGCTGAATCCTTCACTTGCAGCGCAGAACAGGTCCCTCCATCAGAGAATCTTTGAAGTGGCCAATGTTGCCAACGTTCCGTGTTCCGAAACGGATAAGATTCTATTCGCTGCCCAGACGATGAGTTCGGAAAGTTTGGTTCTGATTGTGGTGCAAACGAAAAATGGCGGGTCGGAATGCTCATTGACTGTGAACTGTGACAAAATGGTGGTGGGCTCGATGCTATTGAATGAGATTAAGGCAGCGATCAAGAACTAA